One genomic segment of Rhabdothermincola salaria includes these proteins:
- a CDS encoding pentapeptide repeat-containing protein, translated as MAWITVKEPFATPPRLTAIGPGDPAFPEIEGTRNQRWAEVDRDGTEPLPDDLATLRLESCALVGVAFSHLAGAEIEGHWSSWAACDLSGARVESLRECTIADTKLTGTDLSEADLSDVVFERCVLQLTSLRMARLRRVQFSDCTLVEVDAYQCHMEDVSFDGSEITDLNVDRVTAERVDLRGVRSLGLQAVGRLDGCLVDEAQLAALAHDLAFAVGLDLERPHDAER; from the coding sequence GTGGCCTGGATCACCGTGAAGGAGCCGTTCGCCACGCCGCCACGGCTCACCGCCATCGGCCCCGGCGACCCTGCCTTCCCCGAGATCGAGGGGACTCGGAACCAACGCTGGGCGGAGGTCGATCGAGACGGCACCGAACCGCTGCCCGACGATCTGGCGACGTTGCGCCTCGAGTCCTGCGCACTCGTCGGTGTGGCGTTCAGCCACCTCGCCGGCGCCGAGATCGAGGGGCACTGGTCGAGCTGGGCGGCGTGCGACCTGAGCGGCGCGAGGGTCGAGAGCCTGCGGGAGTGCACCATCGCCGACACCAAGCTGACCGGGACCGACCTGTCCGAGGCCGACCTCTCCGATGTGGTGTTCGAGCGCTGCGTCCTGCAGCTCACCAGCCTGCGTATGGCCCGTCTGCGCCGGGTGCAGTTCAGCGACTGCACGCTGGTCGAGGTCGACGCCTACCAGTGCCACATGGAGGACGTCTCGTTCGACGGCTCGGAGATCACCGATCTCAACGTCGATCGCGTCACGGCCGAGCGGGTCGACCTCCGGGGGGTGCGCTCACTGGGACTGCAGGCGGTGGGGCGCCTCGACGGGTGCCTCGTGGACGAGGCCCAGCTGGCGGCGCTGGCCCACGACCTGGCTTTCGCCGTGGGCCTCGACCTCGAGCGACCTCACGACGCCGAGCGATAG
- a CDS encoding alpha/beta hydrolase: MSLSNVLPTRRLLALVTVAFLGLSLLVVAPRALPAGADDTVSPVDWGPCEAYPAPFECGLYQVPVDHADPDGPTIGVAVLRHPATDPGARIGSLFLNPGGPGGDALEVAAAVVPAMDPAVTAAFDIVALNPRGVAGSAPSLECPQEQEASAPPADWGAYFAANAPVKAASHTACQMAWARTGARYGTVQVAQDLDLLRRAVGDEKLTYWGISYGTRIGEVYAQLFPDDIRAMILDGNVDPRSTALTFTSERGGSFDRALDFFFTEMPGTEDAIDQITAELAVTGPIEVTNAVTGGTLTITADDALSQLVAGLVASESLWPAIENQLVSVLEQLEGGPTAQVIVEEQTDNFGTVLQQVNCLDLPDRPGLAAMTAAAQQMVLDGPRMGWQMAAGLDLCSGFPLPPDPAPAQSPSGIAPVLLLSSVNDPATPYEWSGRMQQFLPGSVRITYGGTQHGVWNLVPSTCVNDAANDYMLDLVVPADGLQCPFVVPASGPPADEDLALLEVQGF; encoded by the coding sequence ATGTCGCTCTCCAACGTCCTCCCTACCCGACGGCTCCTGGCCCTCGTCACCGTGGCGTTCCTCGGCCTGTCGCTCCTCGTCGTCGCCCCTCGGGCCCTCCCGGCCGGTGCCGACGACACCGTCTCGCCCGTCGACTGGGGGCCGTGCGAGGCCTACCCCGCTCCGTTCGAGTGCGGGCTCTACCAGGTGCCCGTCGACCACGCCGACCCCGATGGGCCCACCATCGGGGTGGCGGTGCTGCGCCATCCGGCCACCGACCCCGGGGCCCGGATCGGCTCGCTGTTCCTCAACCCCGGCGGCCCCGGCGGCGACGCTCTCGAGGTGGCCGCGGCCGTGGTGCCGGCCATGGACCCTGCGGTCACCGCCGCGTTCGACATCGTGGCCCTCAACCCCCGAGGCGTGGCCGGCAGCGCCCCCTCCCTCGAGTGCCCCCAGGAGCAGGAGGCATCCGCCCCACCGGCGGACTGGGGGGCCTACTTCGCCGCCAACGCACCGGTGAAGGCCGCGAGCCACACGGCCTGCCAGATGGCATGGGCCCGCACCGGCGCCCGCTACGGCACCGTCCAGGTGGCCCAGGACCTCGACCTGCTCCGCCGCGCCGTAGGCGACGAGAAGCTCACCTACTGGGGCATCTCCTATGGCACCCGCATCGGCGAGGTGTACGCCCAGCTGTTCCCTGACGACATCCGGGCCATGATCCTCGACGGCAACGTCGATCCGCGCTCGACGGCGCTCACCTTCACCAGCGAGCGAGGCGGCAGCTTCGACCGGGCGTTGGACTTCTTCTTCACCGAGATGCCCGGCACCGAGGACGCCATCGACCAGATCACCGCCGAGCTGGCCGTCACCGGGCCCATCGAGGTGACCAACGCCGTGACCGGCGGGACGCTCACCATCACCGCCGACGATGCCCTGAGCCAGCTGGTGGCCGGGCTCGTGGCCAGCGAATCGCTGTGGCCGGCCATCGAGAACCAGCTGGTGTCGGTGCTCGAGCAGCTCGAGGGCGGACCCACCGCCCAGGTGATCGTCGAGGAGCAGACCGACAACTTCGGCACGGTGCTCCAGCAGGTGAACTGCCTCGACCTCCCCGACCGGCCCGGGCTGGCCGCCATGACCGCGGCGGCTCAGCAGATGGTGCTCGACGGTCCCCGCATGGGCTGGCAAATGGCCGCCGGCCTCGACCTGTGCAGCGGGTTCCCGTTGCCGCCGGATCCGGCTCCGGCCCAGAGCCCCTCGGGCATCGCCCCGGTGCTGCTGCTGTCCTCCGTGAACGACCCCGCCACCCCCTACGAGTGGTCGGGCCGGATGCAGCAGTTCCTGCCCGGCTCCGTGCGCATCACCTACGGCGGCACCCAGCACGGTGTGTGGAACCTCGTCCCGTCGACGTGCGTCAACGACGCCGCCAACGACTACATGCTGGACCTGGTCGTCCCCGCCGACGGTCTGCAGTGCCCGTTCGTGGTGCCGGCATCCGGGCCGCCGGCCGACGAGGACCTGGCGCTGTTGGAGGTCCAGGGCTTCTGA
- a CDS encoding amidohydrolase family protein has translation MSRDGFEVIDVHHHVGGVPSLMADVATHDAMETRAEPTDDVERSTRLEIMDANGVDAAVVMPTHEYLRPNGHVDTMALNDAIAAYRDRRPDRFVAAVGIVEPLHGGRSHEELRRARDDLGLVGVSFHSRFQGVGMDSPLMSGLVRAAVELGLVPFVHAYADSIDEAPWKIVDVARELADAPIVVLDGFSGFERTKDITRAARDAPNLVFDTSLVYSFDFVEHFIEAFGPDRVLFGTDMYSVPLAYRRSYTLDQVLDSRLDAPTKQAVLSGNVRRLLGLG, from the coding sequence GTGAGCCGCGACGGGTTCGAGGTCATCGACGTGCACCACCACGTCGGCGGTGTCCCGTCACTCATGGCCGACGTCGCGACCCACGACGCGATGGAGACCCGAGCCGAGCCGACCGACGACGTCGAGAGGTCGACCCGACTGGAGATCATGGACGCCAACGGGGTCGACGCCGCCGTCGTCATGCCCACCCACGAGTACCTCCGCCCGAACGGCCACGTCGACACGATGGCGCTGAACGACGCCATCGCCGCGTACCGCGATCGTCGTCCCGATCGGTTCGTGGCCGCGGTGGGCATCGTCGAGCCCCTCCACGGTGGACGCTCCCACGAGGAGCTGCGGCGAGCTCGGGACGACCTGGGGCTCGTGGGCGTGAGCTTCCACAGCCGCTTCCAGGGCGTGGGCATGGACAGCCCTCTCATGAGCGGCCTGGTGCGAGCCGCGGTCGAGCTGGGCCTGGTTCCGTTCGTCCACGCCTACGCCGACAGCATCGACGAGGCCCCCTGGAAGATCGTCGATGTCGCGCGCGAGCTGGCCGATGCGCCCATCGTGGTCCTCGACGGGTTCTCGGGCTTCGAACGCACCAAGGACATCACCCGGGCCGCGCGCGATGCCCCCAACCTGGTCTTCGACACCAGCCTCGTGTACTCGTTCGACTTCGTCGAGCACTTCATCGAGGCGTTCGGGCCCGATCGGGTGCTCTTCGGGACCGACATGTACTCGGTGCCTCTCGCCTACCGCCGCAGCTACACGCTCGACCAGGTGCTCGACTCCCGCCTCGATGCGCCGACCAAGCAGGCGGTGCTCAGCGGGAACGTGCGTCGGTTGCTCGGTCTCGGCTGA
- a CDS encoding LLM class flavin-dependent oxidoreductase, translated as MTANSTPSVRFATGTTVTDFDWYRRWLDAAEGAGFEMLTTGDSQSLWADPFVILGVAAQHTTRPRLGLTVSNPCTRHPAVVASSLVALQQVSGGRMVYGFSSGDSALRNIGVPPADVATLSEFGRTVKGLCAGETVEYKGHDLVLRWGHHPTPVWMAAEGPRTQHLAGQIADGVVLSNALDAEVLSLARANIAAGAASVGRSIDDIEIWCMAAMCPAPSEAEGIARLRFLLAGTANHVYRFHTDGKGLPDEHRDAIAELQRRYDSSAHATPARAEANARLVEDLGLVDFLARRSVIAGPVERRIERIRECVDAGATNLILSQFVDDQIGFMDEFAAEIRPAFG; from the coding sequence ATGACCGCCAATTCGACCCCGTCCGTCCGTTTCGCCACCGGCACCACGGTGACCGACTTCGACTGGTATCGCCGTTGGCTCGATGCGGCCGAGGGCGCCGGCTTCGAGATGCTCACCACCGGCGACTCACAGTCGCTGTGGGCGGACCCCTTCGTGATCCTGGGCGTGGCCGCTCAGCACACGACCCGGCCTCGCCTCGGGCTGACGGTGTCGAACCCGTGCACCCGCCACCCGGCAGTGGTGGCCAGCTCGTTGGTGGCCCTCCAGCAAGTGTCCGGCGGTCGGATGGTCTACGGGTTCAGCAGCGGCGACAGCGCCCTGCGCAACATCGGAGTCCCGCCGGCGGACGTGGCCACCCTCTCCGAGTTCGGCCGGACGGTGAAGGGCCTCTGCGCCGGGGAGACGGTGGAGTACAAGGGCCACGACCTCGTGCTGCGGTGGGGGCACCACCCGACGCCGGTGTGGATGGCAGCCGAGGGGCCACGCACCCAGCACCTGGCCGGACAGATCGCCGACGGGGTCGTCCTCTCCAACGCACTCGACGCCGAGGTCCTCAGCCTGGCCCGAGCCAACATCGCCGCGGGCGCGGCATCGGTCGGACGCTCGATCGACGACATCGAGATCTGGTGCATGGCCGCCATGTGCCCTGCGCCGAGCGAGGCAGAAGGCATCGCCCGGTTGCGCTTCCTCCTGGCCGGCACCGCCAACCACGTGTACCGGTTCCACACCGATGGGAAGGGCCTGCCCGACGAGCACCGCGACGCCATCGCCGAGCTCCAGCGCCGCTACGACTCCTCGGCCCACGCCACGCCAGCCCGGGCCGAGGCCAACGCCCGACTGGTCGAGGACCTCGGTCTGGTCGACTTCTTGGCCCGTCGGTCGGTCATCGCCGGGCCGGTGGAGCGCCGGATCGAGCGCATCCGGGAGTGCGTCGACGCCGGCGCCACCAACCTCATCCTCAGCCAGTTCGTCGACGACCAGATCGGGTTCATGGACGAGTTCGCCGCCGAGATCCGCCCGGCCTTCGGATGA
- a CDS encoding nitroreductase family protein, protein MAANPPFDLAEIDRLLMTTKAVRRRLDLDRPVDRDVVVDCIRLASYAPNASNAQEWHWVVVDDPDQRRAVGEQYRRTTEAVVSTMLAAKEAAGDEAGARISRSILYLAAHMGEVPVLVIPCYDLEAAAGRYGRLIGADRETTGMEPGMYASIYPAVWSFLLALRSRGLGSVLTTAHQSDQPAMAEILGIPDTWDQTALLPVAHTTGGDFVPSPRAAVEESIVWNRYER, encoded by the coding sequence GTGGCTGCGAACCCACCGTTCGATCTCGCCGAGATCGACCGACTGCTCATGACCACCAAGGCGGTGCGGCGGCGCCTCGATTTGGACCGACCCGTCGACCGAGACGTCGTAGTGGACTGCATCCGACTGGCCTCCTACGCGCCGAACGCCTCGAACGCCCAGGAGTGGCACTGGGTCGTGGTCGATGACCCCGATCAACGCCGGGCCGTGGGGGAGCAGTACCGGCGCACCACCGAAGCGGTGGTGTCCACGATGTTGGCGGCCAAGGAAGCCGCGGGAGACGAGGCCGGTGCCCGCATCTCGCGCTCGATCCTCTACCTGGCGGCGCACATGGGCGAGGTCCCCGTCCTCGTCATCCCCTGCTACGACCTCGAGGCGGCCGCCGGTCGCTACGGGCGTCTGATCGGCGCCGACCGCGAGACCACCGGGATGGAGCCGGGCATGTACGCCTCGATCTACCCGGCGGTGTGGAGCTTCCTGCTGGCGTTGCGCAGCCGCGGTCTGGGTTCGGTGCTCACCACCGCCCACCAGTCCGACCAGCCGGCCATGGCCGAGATCCTCGGCATCCCCGACACCTGGGACCAGACGGCGCTGTTGCCGGTCGCCCACACGACCGGCGGCGACTTCGTCCCGTCACCGCGGGCTGCGGTCGAGGAGTCCATCGTCTGGAACCGCTACGAGCGTTGA
- a CDS encoding GAF and ANTAR domain-containing protein: MTDQQALSRVLRQFARTMTGSYDITEVLYDLSGSVADVLDATAAGVALLDGEELRFVTATSDLGTDAERAQERFQDGPCLDSIRENQPVVVHDIGECHERWPGYAPVVEQLGLHAVLGIPLVLDDRRVGSLDVYSDEPRSWSDDEVNAALVLADVAAAYVVNASELLQSQRTTEQLQRALAGRVVIEQAKGVLAERARITTEEAFQRIRASARRQSVKIADVCRRVIDTDYVPD, encoded by the coding sequence ATGACCGATCAACAAGCTCTGTCCCGGGTGCTGCGCCAGTTCGCGCGCACCATGACGGGCAGCTACGACATCACCGAGGTCCTCTACGACCTGTCCGGCAGCGTGGCCGACGTGTTGGACGCGACGGCCGCCGGCGTCGCCCTCCTCGACGGAGAGGAACTGCGCTTCGTCACCGCCACCAGCGACCTGGGCACCGACGCCGAACGAGCCCAGGAGCGGTTCCAGGACGGGCCCTGCCTCGACTCGATTCGAGAGAATCAGCCGGTGGTCGTCCATGACATCGGTGAGTGCCATGAACGTTGGCCCGGGTACGCGCCTGTGGTCGAACAGCTCGGGTTGCACGCTGTGCTCGGGATCCCGCTCGTGCTGGACGACCGGCGAGTCGGCTCCCTCGACGTCTACAGCGACGAACCTCGGTCGTGGAGCGACGACGAGGTCAACGCCGCGCTGGTGCTCGCCGACGTAGCGGCCGCCTACGTGGTGAACGCGAGCGAACTGCTCCAGAGCCAGCGCACCACCGAGCAGCTCCAGAGGGCGTTGGCCGGCCGTGTCGTCATCGAGCAGGCCAAAGGTGTCCTCGCCGAGCGAGCCCGGATCACCACCGAGGAGGCGTTCCAGCGCATCCGGGCATCGGCTCGCCGCCAGAGCGTGAAGATCGCCGACGTCTGCCGCCGGGTGATCGACACCGACTACGTGCCGGACTGA
- a CDS encoding STAS domain-containing protein, with product MTTPALHLGTRLRTGILVTARDGRLVASVDLHGELCPTTAPQLRSELERLIGDGVVTITVDLRDLRCCTSHGLDVLDHIDRRLHERGGDLRLRLDGAPPIVERIVRLVEDQDPTFSPRIAEASPASEPIAPRERPGDSTC from the coding sequence GTGACCACCCCAGCACTCCACCTGGGCACGCGGCTGCGCACCGGGATCCTCGTGACTGCTCGGGACGGGCGGCTGGTCGCCAGCGTCGACCTCCACGGCGAGCTCTGCCCCACCACCGCCCCGCAACTGCGGTCCGAGCTGGAGCGGCTCATCGGTGACGGCGTCGTCACCATCACGGTCGATCTCCGCGATCTCCGGTGCTGCACGTCCCACGGCCTCGACGTCTTGGACCACATCGACCGCCGGCTCCACGAGCGCGGCGGCGACCTCCGACTCCGTCTCGACGGCGCACCGCCGATCGTCGAGCGCATCGTCCGCCTCGTCGAGGACCAGGACCCCACGTTCTCCCCCCGGATCGCCGAGGCATCCCCTGCCTCGGAACCGATCGCCCCGCGGGAGCGGCCCGGTGACAGCACCTGCTGA
- a CDS encoding CsbD family protein: MAEAQDRRDAQLEGQWDQMRGRVREAWGALTDDDVDRAKGNWTQLIGNIRERTGEAADTIESKLSEILDTVEEKGSPRQES, translated from the coding sequence ATGGCTGAGGCACAGGATCGACGGGATGCACAGCTCGAAGGCCAGTGGGATCAGATGCGTGGGCGGGTGCGCGAGGCGTGGGGCGCCCTCACCGACGACGACGTCGATCGGGCCAAGGGCAACTGGACCCAGCTCATCGGGAACATCCGCGAACGGACGGGCGAGGCCGCCGACACGATCGAGTCCAAGCTGAGCGAGATCCTCGACACGGTCGAGGAGAAGGGCTCACCCCGACAGGAGTCCTAG
- a CDS encoding SDR family NAD(P)-dependent oxidoreductase, with translation MTSTSLDGASVLLLGATGGLGGALGLELAGRGARLTLVARDQDRLDRLDLPGERVALDLRSPDSCAAAVRAAVDHTGHLDIVINAVGVVAFGDVESLSTDVMEELFLTNTFLPIMVARETMPVLSAGGVVVNISGVIAEQNLPGMAAYGASKSAVCAFDQGLAREARRRGLRVLDARPPHTETGLAGRAIAGTAPPMGIGLEPATVARVICDAVESGATDLPSSAFS, from the coding sequence ATGACCAGCACATCCCTCGATGGGGCATCCGTTCTTCTGCTGGGAGCGACCGGTGGTCTCGGCGGAGCGCTCGGACTCGAGCTCGCAGGACGGGGCGCCCGGCTGACGCTCGTGGCCCGGGACCAGGACCGGCTGGATCGGCTCGATCTTCCTGGTGAACGGGTGGCGCTGGACCTGCGATCACCCGACTCGTGTGCTGCCGCAGTGCGAGCCGCCGTCGATCACACCGGCCACCTCGACATCGTGATCAACGCCGTCGGGGTGGTCGCGTTCGGCGACGTGGAGTCGCTGTCGACCGATGTGATGGAGGAGCTGTTCCTGACCAACACGTTCCTGCCGATCATGGTGGCCCGCGAGACCATGCCCGTTCTGTCCGCTGGTGGTGTGGTCGTCAACATCTCTGGGGTCATCGCCGAGCAGAACCTTCCCGGCATGGCGGCCTACGGGGCGTCGAAGTCGGCCGTCTGCGCGTTCGATCAAGGGCTGGCCCGTGAGGCACGGCGACGTGGCTTGCGGGTGCTCGACGCCCGGCCCCCGCACACCGAGACCGGGCTCGCCGGGCGGGCGATCGCCGGAACCGCGCCGCCCATGGGGATCGGATTGGAACCGGCGACCGTGGCTCGGGTGATCTGCGATGCCGTAGAGAGCGGTGCGACGGATCTCCCGAGTAGTGCGTTCAGCTGA
- a CDS encoding cytidine deaminase: protein MTPSELVAAARECRSNAHVPYSKFRAGAAVHTDSDSVVPGTIVENVSLGLAMCAERVALFSTVALGARPLALALVAPRTGEDLTWPCGACLQVALELGGSTMPIYVSSVANDAPISESTVGELLPNGPFVRR, encoded by the coding sequence ATGACGCCGAGCGAACTGGTGGCTGCCGCCCGAGAGTGTCGATCCAACGCCCACGTGCCCTATTCCAAGTTCCGAGCCGGAGCGGCGGTGCACACCGACTCCGACAGTGTCGTCCCCGGCACGATCGTCGAGAACGTCTCACTCGGGTTGGCCATGTGCGCCGAGCGTGTCGCCCTCTTCTCCACGGTTGCGCTCGGTGCCCGACCGCTTGCGCTGGCCCTCGTCGCACCACGCACCGGCGAGGACCTCACGTGGCCGTGCGGAGCCTGCCTCCAAGTGGCGCTCGAGCTCGGGGGTTCGACGATGCCGATCTACGTCAGTTCGGTTGCCAACGACGCCCCGATCAGCGAATCGACCGTCGGCGAGCTCCTCCCGAACGGGCCATTCGTCCGTCGCTGA
- a CDS encoding ATP-binding protein translates to MTLDEIRDLFLFEGLGDARLAELSSFSTVVGYTQGEELFVEGEPADHWWVVLDGRIDLYRRTGRDESVVGALDRPGLWAGGFRAWTDAAGYISTGRGGEAGRVLRVDAPSLGGAVCRWFPFAGHLIDGFFQTVRKMDAMARQRAGLIALGTLAAGLAHEINNPAAASARAARSLQHACDGINSSLFELAQHVPSARLVELDALRREIGPAVTITDSIGLADREDELLGWLERRGIDDAWTIAPAFAAAAVDVEWCERVRGVLGDDALGPGLQWVASTLATASLIDDIAESTGRVSALVDEVGSYSQLDRASTQLIDVADGLESTVTVLSHKLVDGIRIVREYADDRPRIEARPGELNQVWTNLVDNAVDAMEGRGTLRLSVRVDGEDLLVEVGDDGPGMSDDVQARAIEPFFTTKPVGKGTGLGLDISNRIVEGHHGSISIASIPGDTVVAVRLPLRAG, encoded by the coding sequence ATGACCCTCGACGAGATCCGCGACCTCTTCCTGTTCGAGGGTCTCGGCGACGCCCGGCTGGCCGAGCTGTCGTCGTTCAGCACGGTGGTGGGCTACACCCAGGGCGAGGAGCTGTTCGTCGAGGGCGAGCCGGCCGACCACTGGTGGGTGGTGCTCGACGGCCGCATCGACCTCTACCGTCGCACCGGTCGCGACGAGTCGGTGGTGGGTGCGCTCGACCGGCCGGGCTTGTGGGCCGGGGGTTTCCGGGCGTGGACCGATGCCGCGGGCTACATCTCGACGGGCCGGGGCGGTGAGGCCGGTCGGGTGCTGCGGGTCGACGCGCCGTCGCTGGGTGGGGCGGTCTGCCGATGGTTCCCCTTCGCCGGGCACCTGATCGACGGCTTCTTCCAGACCGTGCGGAAGATGGACGCCATGGCTCGCCAGCGCGCCGGCCTCATCGCGCTCGGCACCCTCGCCGCCGGGCTCGCACACGAGATCAACAACCCGGCGGCCGCCTCCGCTCGCGCCGCGAGGTCCCTCCAGCACGCCTGCGACGGCATCAACTCGTCGCTCTTCGAGCTCGCCCAGCACGTTCCGAGTGCACGACTCGTCGAACTCGACGCGCTCCGACGCGAGATCGGTCCGGCGGTCACGATCACCGATTCGATCGGACTCGCCGATCGCGAGGACGAGTTGCTCGGCTGGCTGGAGCGGCGCGGGATCGACGACGCCTGGACCATCGCCCCGGCGTTCGCGGCCGCCGCCGTGGACGTCGAGTGGTGCGAGCGCGTGCGCGGGGTGCTCGGCGACGACGCCCTGGGACCGGGCCTCCAGTGGGTGGCGAGCACGCTCGCCACCGCCAGCCTGATCGACGACATCGCTGAGTCGACGGGTCGCGTTTCTGCTCTCGTCGATGAGGTCGGGTCCTATTCGCAGCTCGACCGGGCGTCCACCCAGCTCATCGACGTGGCCGACGGCCTCGAGAGCACCGTGACGGTGCTCTCGCACAAGCTCGTCGACGGCATCCGGATCGTGCGCGAGTACGCCGACGACCGTCCTCGCATCGAAGCCCGCCCAGGCGAGCTGAACCAGGTCTGGACCAACCTCGTGGACAACGCCGTGGATGCCATGGAAGGCCGAGGCACGCTCCGACTCTCGGTTCGGGTCGACGGCGAGGACCTGCTGGTCGAGGTGGGCGACGACGGACCCGGCATGTCCGATGACGTCCAGGCCCGGGCGATCGAGCCCTTCTTCACCACCAAGCCCGTCGGGAAGGGCACCGGGCTGGGCCTCGACATCTCCAACCGGATCGTGGAGGGCCACCACGGGTCCATCTCGATCGCCTCGATCCCCGGCGACACGGTCGTCGCGGTGCGCCTTCCTCTGCGAGCCGGTTGA
- a CDS encoding FAD-dependent oxidoreductase, translating into MDDDPGVSQAIARDLRRKYGAEFQIVRTLSGADALELLAEYRLRDRQVALIASDQRMPEMTGVEFLERAQELAPEAKLVLLTAYADTEAAIRAINEIGLDHYLMKPWDPPEERLYPVADELLADWQAAHPDTSGELRVVGHRWSEGGHEVKTFLSRNHVPYRWLDVERDDEARRLVDLAEVGPDQLPLVLVPDGDTLRSPSILELANALGLRTAAEQPLYDLCIVGAGPAGLAAAVYGASEGLRTVIVEREAPGGQAGQSAAIENYLGFPRGLTGQELANRAVAQARRFGAEMIVARDVTTFEVRGPVHGVCFADGSSIEARAVLVASGVSYRIIDAPGVNDFVGRGVYYGATAGDARSCEGDDVYVVGAANSAGQAVLNFARFARRVVMLVRSDSLETSMSKYLADRIEAAANVEVRFETQVIGGRGDGHLEAITLSDRRAGTEEEVPAEGLYIFIGALPRTDWLGEEVMRDAKGFVLTGPDLDRVDGLRWPLERAPLTLETSVPGVFAAGDVRLDSMKRVASAVGEGAMAVHLVHRYLDTM; encoded by the coding sequence GTGGACGACGATCCGGGGGTCTCGCAGGCCATCGCGAGAGATCTGCGTCGGAAGTACGGCGCAGAGTTCCAGATCGTTCGGACGCTGTCGGGCGCCGATGCCCTCGAGCTGCTGGCCGAGTACCGGTTGCGTGACCGCCAGGTGGCCCTGATCGCGTCGGACCAGCGGATGCCCGAGATGACGGGGGTGGAGTTCCTCGAGCGGGCCCAGGAGCTTGCACCCGAGGCGAAGCTGGTGTTGCTGACCGCCTATGCCGACACCGAAGCGGCGATCCGTGCCATCAACGAGATCGGCCTCGACCACTACCTGATGAAGCCCTGGGACCCGCCCGAGGAGCGTCTCTACCCGGTCGCCGACGAGTTGCTGGCCGACTGGCAGGCTGCGCATCCCGACACGTCCGGAGAGTTGCGGGTGGTCGGTCATCGGTGGTCCGAGGGCGGACACGAGGTGAAGACGTTCCTCTCTCGCAACCACGTCCCCTACCGGTGGCTCGATGTCGAGCGCGACGACGAGGCGCGCCGGCTGGTCGACCTCGCCGAGGTTGGGCCGGACCAGCTTCCCCTCGTGCTCGTTCCCGACGGCGACACGCTCCGGTCCCCCTCGATCCTGGAGCTGGCGAACGCACTGGGTCTGCGAACCGCCGCCGAGCAGCCGTTGTACGACCTGTGCATCGTGGGTGCGGGTCCTGCCGGACTCGCCGCGGCGGTCTACGGCGCGTCCGAGGGACTCCGGACCGTCATCGTCGAGCGCGAGGCGCCAGGTGGCCAGGCCGGGCAGAGCGCCGCCATCGAGAACTACCTGGGGTTCCCTCGTGGGTTGACGGGCCAGGAGCTCGCCAACCGCGCCGTGGCCCAGGCGCGACGGTTCGGGGCGGAGATGATCGTGGCGCGCGACGTGACGACCTTCGAGGTCCGAGGACCGGTGCACGGGGTGTGCTTCGCCGATGGTTCCAGCATCGAGGCCCGCGCCGTCCTCGTGGCGAGCGGCGTGTCGTACCGCATCATCGATGCCCCCGGGGTGAACGACTTCGTCGGGCGGGGCGTGTACTACGGCGCCACCGCGGGTGACGCCAGGAGCTGCGAGGGCGATGACGTGTACGTCGTGGGCGCCGCCAACTCGGCGGGCCAGGCGGTGCTCAACTTCGCCCGGTTCGCCCGTCGGGTGGTGATGCTGGTGCGCTCGGACTCACTCGAGACCTCCATGTCGAAGTACCTCGCCGACCGCATCGAGGCCGCCGCGAACGTCGAGGTTCGGTTCGAGACCCAGGTCATCGGCGGTCGCGGCGACGGGCACCTCGAGGCGATCACCCTCTCCGACCGCCGAGCAGGCACCGAGGAGGAGGTGCCCGCCGAGGGCTTGTACATCTTCATCGGCGCGTTGCCGCGCACCGACTGGCTCGGCGAGGAGGTCATGCGCGACGCGAAGGGCTTCGTCCTCACCGGCCCCGATCTCGACAGGGTCGACGGCCTGAGATGGCCGCTCGAACGAGCTCCGCTGACCCTGGAGACGAGTGTCCCGGGGGTGTTCGCAGCCGGTGATGTACGGCTCGACTCGATGAAGCGGGTCGCGTCCGCAGTCGGCGAAGGGGCCATGGCGGTCCATCTCGTCCACCGCTACCTGGACACGATGTGA